Sequence from the Catenuloplanes indicus genome:
TCCGCCGCCACCGCGCGCGTACCCCCGCGGCCTGATCCTGGTTCGTTCGACGGCCCATCCCCGCCTCGCCGTCCGTCGGCGCGCTCGTTCGCCGAAGGCACCGGCGCGACCGAGGTCCCGGCACAGGCCGCGGGCGGGGTGTGTCGCGGCGACCACTCCTCCGCGGTCCCCGCACCACCGGTATCGACGTGCCTGGAGTCGCGCTCAGCGGCGGCCGCGTGTCGTGGCCAGCGCCCAGGCGATCAGGGCGGGCTGGCCCAGGACCCGCAACGCGCTCCGCTTCATGATCGGCACTCCCCGGGGACGCAGCATGACGACCTTCACGTGATCTCCCGTGCCGCGCCGGCCAATCCTGCTCAGAGCGACGGCTTGATCAGTTCGTCCGCCACCCATCCGGCCACGCCCTCCGGGTAGAACGGCGGCAGGCCGAGGACGACGTGGCCGAAGCCCGCGTCCCGTGCCTCCGCGATCCGGTTCCGCGTCGTGCCGGGGTCGTCGTACGAGACCGGCAGGTGGATCGACCGGGTGATGGTGGCCGGATCGCGGCCGATCTCCGCGCAGTACCGCTCCAGCAGCCGGCTCCGCCGGGCCAGATCCTCGATGTCACCGCCGCCCGCGATGTTCCACAGGTCGGCGTGCGCCGCGACCACGCGCAGCACCGGCGACGACCGTCCGCCGATCATGATGGGCGGATGCGGCCGCTGCACCGGTTTCGGGCTGCCGAACGCGCCGCTCAGCCGGACGTGCTCGCCCGCGAAGTCGAACGGCGCCTCGGACGTCCACAGTCGGCGGATCACGGTCAGCGACT
This genomic interval carries:
- a CDS encoding LLM class flavin-dependent oxidoreductase, yielding MTAPMQVGYADIARVWREADAIEEIEHAWLFDHLLPLGGDPDGPIYEGWTLLSALAAQTRRLRLGLLVTSNRFRPPAMLAKIATTVDVISGGRLDFGIGAGSRPNYPPARREYDAHGLPYHDFDRSVNALGESLTVIRRLWTSEAPFDFAGEHVRLSGAFGSPKPVQRPHPPIMIGGRSSPVLRVVAAHADLWNIAGGGDIEDLARRSRLLERYCAEIGRDPATITRSIHLPVSYDDPGTTRNRIAEARDAGFGHVVLGLPPFYPEGVAGWVADELIKPSL